The window CATCGCCGTCGACGTCGCCCTGATCAACGCCGAGGCGGCGGACCGCTGGGGCAACCTGGTCTACCGCAAGACCGCGCGCAACTTCGCGCCGGTGATGGCCATGGCCGCCACCATCACCATCGCCGCGGTCAGGCGCGTGTGCGAGCTGGGCGAACTGGATCCCGAGACCGTCGTCACGCCCGGCATCTTCGTCAAGCGCGTGGTGCTGCGCGACGGCGCGCCGCCGGCCGCGGAGCCGGCCGTGCGCGTGCCGGCCGTCGTGCCAGCCGGCGTGGCCATCAATACTTGGGGGAGGTGAGGCGCATGGACCAAGTGGCAAGAAACCTGCTGGCCGCGCGCGTGGCGCGCGATATCCCCAACGGGGCCTACGTGAACCTCGGCATCGGCCTGCCCACCCTGGTGGCCAACCACCTGCCCAAGCATCGCGAGGTGATCCTGCACAGCGAGAACGGCGTGCTCGGCCAATGGTCGGCGGCCGAGCCCGGGCAGGAAGACTGGGACCTGATCAACGCCGGCAAGGAAGCCATCCGCCTGGAGCGCGGCGCGGCCTTTTTCCACCATGCCGACTCCTTCGGCATGATGCGCGGCGGCCACCTCGACATCTGCGTGCTCGGCGCCTTCCAGGTCTCGGAGCGCGGCGACCTCGCCAACTGGCATACCGGCGCGCCCGATGCCATTCCGGCGGTGGGCGGCGCCATGGACCTGGCCATCGGCGCCAAGCAGGTGTTCGTGATGATGGACCACCTGAGCAAGGACGGCGCCAGCAAGCTGCGCCGCCAGTGCAGCTATCCGCTGACCGGCCTCGCCTGCGTGAGCCGCGTCTACACCGAACTGGGCACCTTCGCCATCGGTCCGCACGGCGTGGCGGTGCTGGAACTCGTCGGCGACATGTCGCCGCAGGCCCTGCAGTCGGTCACCGACGTGGCGCTCGACTTCACGCGCCTGGCATCGCCCGAGTACGCCTGAACGCCCGGACGCATGAATGCCCGGACGCCGGCGTGGCAGCCGCTGCCGCGCCGGCGTTCGGGAGAGTACACAAGACGGGCCGAAAATCAGGCCGCAAGACAGGCCGCAAGACAGGCCGCAGCAGCGGCTACAAGACAGACAAGACAGACAGGAGACGACAATGATGGATTGGTACAAGTCCGGCACGCCGCAGCAGAAGAAGACCTTCTGGGCCTGCTATTCCGGCTGGGCACTCGATTCCTTCGACATGCAGATGTTCAGCTTCCTGCTGCCCGCGCTGACCGCGGCCTGGGGGCTGGGCAAGGCGGAAGTCGGCGTGCTCGGCACCGTGGCGCTGGTGGTCACCGCCATCGGCGGCTGGGGCGCCGGCATTCTCGCCGACCGCTACGGCCGCGCGCGCATCCTGGTGTTCGCCATCGTCTGGTTCACCTTCTTCGGTGTGCTGGCCGGCTTCGCGCAGACCTACAACCAGCTGCTGGTGGCGCGCACGCTGCAGGGGCTCGGCTTCGGCGGCGAGTGGGCGGTGGGCGCGGCGCTGATGGCCGAGGTGATCGATCCCCGCCACCGCGGCAAGGCCATGGGCTACGTGCAATCCGGCTTCGCCGTGGGCTGGGCGCTGGCGGTGGTGGTGGCCACCGCGCTGCTGGCCTGGCTGCCGCACGACATGGCGTGGCGCATGGCCTTCTGGTTCGGCGTGATCCCCGCCTCGATCGTGCTCTTCATCCGCCGCCATATCCGCGACTCGGCCATGTTCGAGCGCGCCCGCCGCAGCCGCGCGCCGCGCGCTTCGCTGGCCTCGGTGTTCAACCGCCAGTACGCCCGCTCGCTGATCCTCTCCAGCGTGCTGGTGATCGGCCTGCAGGCCGGCTGCTACGCCATCCTGGTGTGGCTGCCCTCGCTGCTGGCGCAGCGCCAGGTGGCTGCCTCGTCGATGATCGTCACCGTCTTCATCATGGCCTTCGGCTCGTTCTGCGGCTTCGCCGTCGCCGCCGACCTGGCCGACCGCATCGGCCGCCGGCCCACGCTGATCGGCCTGGCGGTGTGCGCCTGGATCGTCACCGCCAGCTACATGCTGCTGCCGCTCAACCCGGTGCTGGCCGCCGTGCTCGGCTTCCTGGTCGGCTTCTCCGCCATCGGCATGTTCGCCGCGCTCGGCCCCTTCCTCAGCGAGCTGTTCCCCACCCATGTGCGCACCACCTGCATGGGCTTCGCCTACAACGTCGGCAAGTCGGTCGGCGCGGGCTCGGTGGTCGGCGTCGGCGTGCTGTCCACCCACATCGGGCTGGCCAATGCCATGGGCGCGTTCTGCCTGGTCGCCTACGCCATCGCCGTGTTCGGCATCC of the Cupriavidus malaysiensis genome contains:
- a CDS encoding MFS transporter, with the protein product MMDWYKSGTPQQKKTFWACYSGWALDSFDMQMFSFLLPALTAAWGLGKAEVGVLGTVALVVTAIGGWGAGILADRYGRARILVFAIVWFTFFGVLAGFAQTYNQLLVARTLQGLGFGGEWAVGAALMAEVIDPRHRGKAMGYVQSGFAVGWALAVVVATALLAWLPHDMAWRMAFWFGVIPASIVLFIRRHIRDSAMFERARRSRAPRASLASVFNRQYARSLILSSVLVIGLQAGCYAILVWLPSLLAQRQVAASSMIVTVFIMAFGSFCGFAVAADLADRIGRRPTLIGLAVCAWIVTASYMLLPLNPVLAAVLGFLVGFSAIGMFAALGPFLSELFPTHVRTTCMGFAYNVGKSVGAGSVVGVGVLSTHIGLANAMGAFCLVAYAIAVFGILLLPETRGIAIEAIGAAEDEPAAVALADAARAHT
- a CDS encoding 3-oxoacid CoA-transferase subunit B, translated to MDQVARNLLAARVARDIPNGAYVNLGIGLPTLVANHLPKHREVILHSENGVLGQWSAAEPGQEDWDLINAGKEAIRLERGAAFFHHADSFGMMRGGHLDICVLGAFQVSERGDLANWHTGAPDAIPAVGGAMDLAIGAKQVFVMMDHLSKDGASKLRRQCSYPLTGLACVSRVYTELGTFAIGPHGVAVLELVGDMSPQALQSVTDVALDFTRLASPEYA